From one Plantibacter flavus genomic stretch:
- a CDS encoding HhH-GPD-type base excision DNA repair protein — protein sequence MTGTLHITGDADADRLLSTDPLALLVGMLLDQQVPMETAFAGPLKISDRLGSFDAATIAREEPEAFASLFKTSPAVHRFPGSMAGRVQGLCAAIVDDWDGDAEAIWTRDAPDGPEILKRLLALPGFGEQKAKIFLALLGKQYGLDAADWRKASAPYGEDGSLRSVADIVDPESLAQVRAAKQAAKAAAKRAKEE from the coding sequence ATGACCGGAACCCTGCACATCACCGGAGATGCGGACGCCGACCGCTTGTTGTCGACCGACCCGCTCGCCCTGCTCGTCGGCATGCTGCTCGATCAGCAGGTGCCGATGGAGACCGCGTTCGCCGGCCCGCTGAAGATCAGCGACCGCCTCGGTTCCTTCGACGCGGCCACCATCGCGCGGGAAGAACCCGAGGCGTTCGCCTCCCTCTTCAAGACGAGTCCGGCCGTGCACCGGTTCCCGGGTTCCATGGCCGGCCGGGTGCAGGGGCTCTGCGCCGCGATCGTCGACGACTGGGACGGCGACGCGGAGGCGATCTGGACGCGCGACGCGCCAGACGGCCCGGAGATCCTGAAGCGCCTGCTCGCCCTGCCGGGGTTCGGTGAGCAGAAGGCGAAGATCTTCCTCGCGCTGCTCGGCAAGCAGTACGGGCTCGACGCGGCCGACTGGCGGAAGGCCTCGGCGCCCTACGGCGAGGACGGCAGTCTGCGGTCCGTCGCCGACATCGTCGACCCGGAGTCGCTCGCTCAGGTGCGGGCGGCGAAGCAGGCGGCCAAGGCCGCCGCGAAGCGCGCGAAGGAGGAGTGA
- a CDS encoding YczE/YyaS/YitT family protein → MTRRVLQLLIGLFLYGIAIAMIVRGAVGVAPWDVLTQGLNLRTGLSFGLITIIVGGLVLLAWIPLKQRPGVGTVLNVLLVGPSADIGLAFIPADLDLWARILLFAGGLLLLGVASGLYIGGNFGPGPRDGLMTGIHRVTGWPIWVGRTGVELVVLGIGWLLGGNVGIGTVFFAVLIGPICGYTIPLFRIAPRTERSTTAVDEAVLEGDTPPSKPIVDSPAN, encoded by the coding sequence ATGACCCGTCGTGTGCTCCAACTCCTCATCGGCCTCTTCCTGTACGGCATCGCCATCGCGATGATCGTGCGCGGTGCCGTCGGGGTCGCCCCGTGGGACGTCCTCACTCAGGGACTGAACCTGCGGACGGGCCTGAGCTTCGGACTCATCACGATCATCGTCGGCGGGCTCGTGCTCCTCGCCTGGATCCCCCTCAAGCAGCGGCCGGGTGTCGGCACCGTCCTGAACGTCCTCCTCGTGGGGCCCTCGGCCGACATCGGGCTGGCGTTCATCCCCGCGGACCTCGACCTGTGGGCGCGCATCCTGCTGTTCGCCGGCGGACTGCTCCTCCTCGGCGTCGCCTCCGGCCTCTACATCGGCGGCAACTTCGGCCCCGGCCCGCGGGACGGCCTCATGACCGGCATCCACCGTGTCACCGGGTGGCCGATCTGGGTCGGGCGCACGGGTGTGGAGCTCGTCGTCCTCGGCATCGGGTGGCTGCTCGGCGGGAACGTCGGCATCGGAACGGTGTTCTTCGCCGTGCTCATCGGCCCCATCTGCGGCTACACGATCCCGTTGTTCCGGATCGCTCCGCGGACGGAGCGATCAACCACCGCCGTGGACGAGGCGGTGCTGGAGGGCGACACCCCGCCGTCGAAGCCGATCGTCGACTCCCCGGCCAACTGA
- a CDS encoding septum formation family protein, with the protein MTARRPLLPLALAALAATLTLSGCSVVEGILPKPAETRDAQSGEIVGGGTTDVFTLSVGDCLNDESSSDEVTEVPTVPCSEPHQYEVYGEVTLTGDEWPGEEAVTQQADDGCYAQFQAFVGIVYEDSNLEFNYYTPTEASWNGVDDRLVTCVIYDSAATTGSLAGAAR; encoded by the coding sequence GTGACCGCTCGCCGTCCTCTCCTCCCGCTCGCCCTGGCCGCCCTCGCCGCGACCCTGACGCTCTCCGGGTGCAGTGTCGTGGAGGGCATCCTCCCGAAGCCCGCCGAGACCCGGGACGCGCAGTCCGGCGAGATCGTCGGTGGAGGTACGACGGACGTCTTCACCCTTTCGGTCGGCGACTGCCTGAACGACGAGTCGTCGTCCGACGAGGTCACGGAGGTGCCGACCGTGCCCTGTTCCGAGCCCCACCAGTACGAGGTGTACGGCGAGGTCACGCTGACCGGCGACGAGTGGCCCGGCGAGGAGGCCGTCACACAGCAGGCCGACGACGGTTGTTACGCGCAGTTCCAGGCGTTCGTCGGGATCGTCTACGAGGACTCCAACCTCGAGTTCAACTACTACACGCCGACCGAGGCCAGCTGGAACGGGGTGGACGACCGGCTCGTCACCTGCGTGATCTACGACTCCGCGGCGACCACGGGGTCGCTGGCCGGGGCCGCACGGTAG
- a CDS encoding PadR family transcriptional regulator has translation MSPVFAHGSLRLYLLSLLDESPKHGYELIQALTDRSGGTYSPSAGTIYPRLAKLEEEGLVTKTSDGRKTVYEITEAGRAELAARAGELDGIEDQLTDSVRRIADEVRSGVTAAMKSLRADLASAAREAKQSAKPGPSWTSTAEESADQKVQGRLALHETDVSINEFRQAVRAELREHVARGGALDDDTVSALRADLVAVRDRLRERLQG, from the coding sequence ATGAGCCCCGTCTTCGCCCACGGCAGCCTGCGGCTGTACCTCCTGAGCCTGCTCGACGAGTCGCCGAAGCACGGCTACGAACTCATCCAGGCGCTCACCGACCGGAGCGGCGGCACCTACAGCCCGAGCGCCGGCACCATCTACCCGCGCCTCGCGAAGCTCGAGGAGGAGGGACTCGTCACGAAGACGAGTGACGGCCGGAAGACCGTCTACGAGATCACCGAGGCGGGCCGGGCCGAGCTCGCGGCACGGGCGGGTGAGCTCGACGGCATCGAGGACCAGCTCACCGATTCCGTCCGCCGTATCGCCGACGAGGTCCGCAGCGGGGTCACGGCGGCCATGAAGAGCCTCCGGGCCGATCTCGCCTCCGCAGCGCGCGAGGCGAAGCAGTCCGCGAAGCCCGGTCCGAGCTGGACGTCGACCGCCGAGGAGAGCGCCGATCAGAAGGTGCAGGGTCGCCTGGCGCTCCACGAGACCGACGTGTCGATCAACGAGTTCCGACAGGCGGTCCGAGCCGAACTCCGCGAGCACGTCGCCCGTGGGGGCGCGCTGGACGATGACACCGTGTCGGCCCTGCGTGCCGACCTCGTCGCCGTCCGCGACCGCCTGCGGGAGCGCTTGCAGGGCTGA
- a CDS encoding DUF3073 domain-containing protein: MGRGRQKAKHTKIARELKSFSPDVNYNALERELTGHSVDHPGTGVDESYDDEIAKWAEYAEKYADGEAKGA; the protein is encoded by the coding sequence ATGGGTCGTGGCCGTCAAAAGGCAAAGCACACGAAGATCGCTCGTGAGCTCAAGTCGTTCAGCCCGGACGTGAACTACAACGCGCTCGAGCGCGAGCTCACGGGGCACTCCGTCGACCACCCGGGCACGGGCGTCGACGAGAGCTACGACGACGAGATCGCCAAGTGGGCTGAGTACGCCGAGAAGTACGCCGACGGTGAGGCGAAGGGCGCGTAG
- a CDS encoding ATP-binding protein gives MAGRSRSIASRLFLVQLVAVVAMTLVAGVLLWFQARTETEDRAVAKCLDVANGVADNPYVVAQLGSERPSDALQPYAEALMRDTGVDFVTIMAPDRTRYTHRERDQIGKPFIGTIGPALEGRTFTETYTGTLGPSVRAVAPIRDGAGEVVALVAAGVTVSNVSETFETRVPWLLGTALLVLVIGAIGSWTLRRYLARVTGSRGPEDLARMFDYYESVLHSVREGLVLVDRHRRLVLVNDQAAELLGLPLGERSPGAVPVDELPIDAGLRELLASGRQAVDEIHLTREHVLVVNQESAVGPGETVGPHPRGWVMTLRDHTEIEHLSGELASMRTMSDALRSQTHEFANRLHTIVSLIELDRREEALDLAAQGLGASQRLTDRVLAAEHEPVISALLLGKTAQAAEQGVELHLESDPALGRVRVDPAVIVTILGNLIDNAIDAASGQRPWVEVYLGQGLPDELGTERSADAETTELVIQVTDSGPGLPPETLDLAFARGWSTKEPGRYGRGFGLALVQQAVTRLGGTIEVVREPSSAFVVTLPAAVGVRDEAGT, from the coding sequence ATGGCCGGTCGGTCCAGGAGCATCGCCTCGCGGCTCTTCCTCGTTCAGCTCGTCGCGGTCGTCGCGATGACACTCGTCGCCGGTGTCCTGCTCTGGTTCCAGGCCCGTACCGAGACCGAGGACCGCGCGGTCGCGAAGTGCCTCGACGTCGCGAACGGCGTCGCGGACAACCCCTACGTCGTCGCGCAGCTCGGCTCGGAGCGCCCGTCGGACGCGCTCCAGCCGTACGCCGAGGCGCTCATGCGCGACACCGGCGTCGACTTCGTGACGATCATGGCTCCGGACCGCACCCGGTACACGCACCGTGAGCGCGACCAGATCGGCAAGCCGTTCATCGGCACGATCGGACCGGCGCTCGAGGGACGGACCTTCACCGAGACGTACACGGGCACGCTCGGCCCCTCGGTCCGCGCCGTGGCACCCATCCGTGACGGCGCCGGCGAGGTCGTCGCCCTCGTCGCCGCGGGCGTCACGGTCAGCAACGTGTCGGAGACCTTCGAGACCCGGGTGCCGTGGTTGCTCGGGACGGCCCTGCTCGTGCTCGTCATCGGCGCGATCGGCTCCTGGACGCTCCGCCGCTACCTCGCGCGGGTCACCGGGTCGCGCGGACCTGAGGACCTCGCCAGGATGTTCGACTACTACGAATCGGTGCTCCACTCGGTGCGCGAGGGGCTCGTCCTCGTGGACCGACACCGCCGTCTCGTGCTCGTCAACGACCAGGCGGCCGAACTGCTCGGGCTGCCGCTCGGTGAGCGTTCCCCGGGCGCGGTGCCGGTCGACGAGCTGCCGATCGACGCCGGCCTGCGTGAGCTCCTCGCGAGCGGGCGTCAGGCCGTCGACGAGATCCACCTCACGCGCGAGCACGTGCTCGTCGTGAACCAGGAGTCGGCGGTCGGTCCGGGCGAGACGGTGGGCCCGCACCCGCGTGGCTGGGTGATGACGCTGCGCGACCACACCGAGATCGAACACCTGAGCGGCGAACTGGCGTCCATGCGGACGATGAGCGACGCCCTGCGCTCGCAGACCCACGAGTTCGCGAACCGGCTGCACACGATCGTCTCGCTCATCGAGCTCGACCGGCGGGAGGAGGCGCTCGACCTCGCGGCGCAGGGACTCGGGGCCAGTCAGCGGTTGACCGACCGCGTGCTCGCGGCGGAGCACGAGCCGGTGATCTCGGCATTGCTGCTCGGCAAGACGGCGCAGGCGGCCGAGCAGGGGGTCGAGCTGCACCTCGAGAGCGACCCCGCGCTCGGACGCGTGCGCGTCGACCCGGCGGTGATCGTCACCATCCTCGGCAACCTCATCGACAACGCGATCGACGCGGCGTCCGGCCAGCGCCCGTGGGTGGAGGTCTACCTCGGACAGGGACTACCGGACGAGCTCGGTACCGAGCGGTCCGCCGACGCCGAGACGACGGAGCTCGTGATCCAGGTGACCGACAGCGGACCGGGCCTGCCCCCGGAGACCCTCGACCTCGCGTTCGCGCGCGGCTGGTCGACGAAGGAGCCCGGCCGCTACGGTCGGGGGTTCGGTCTCGCGCTGGTCCAGCAGGCCGTGACGCGGCTGGGCGGCACGATCGAGGTCGTCCGCGAGCCGTCCTCGGCGTTCGTCGTGACGCTGCCGGCCGCGGTCGGGGTCCGGGACGAGGCAGGCACATGA
- the crcB gene encoding fluoride efflux transporter CrcB, protein MTPWLFLAIAAAGGVGAAARFVVDGLIRSRVGGAYPWGTTVINVSGSLLLGLVTALALGGVVDEAWRLVLGGGLLGGYTTFSTASIETVRLLHDGRSRAGLTNALGMLVASVVAALVGYGLGSLLA, encoded by the coding sequence ATGACCCCCTGGCTGTTCCTCGCGATCGCGGCGGCCGGCGGTGTCGGCGCCGCTGCCCGCTTCGTCGTCGACGGCCTCATTCGCTCCCGCGTGGGTGGCGCGTACCCCTGGGGGACGACCGTCATCAACGTCAGCGGGTCGCTCCTGCTCGGCCTCGTCACGGCGCTGGCCCTCGGCGGGGTCGTCGACGAGGCGTGGCGGCTCGTCCTCGGGGGTGGGCTGCTCGGTGGGTACACGACGTTCAGCACCGCGAGCATCGAGACCGTCCGGCTGCTCCACGACGGACGTTCCCGGGCCGGACTGACGAACGCGTTGGGCATGCTCGTCGCGTCGGTCGTCGCAGCCCTGGTCGGCTACGGGCTCGGTTCGTTGCTCGCCTAG
- a CDS encoding universal stress protein, giving the protein MSGEQRATAIVVGVTPGQPDTVLVEAASFAQAFACRLVLAHVDASRFVVVENVDGTVTSLPFDADLHDFDPEPADPGLEATAHRLLDDTGVVWEMTQLAGDPACALGRLADSVSARAIIVGTRERGLRKGILEFFNGSVAATLAHRQARPVIVVPLAPSATDEPLWDAPAGDLR; this is encoded by the coding sequence ATGAGCGGAGAGCAGCGGGCCACCGCCATCGTGGTCGGTGTCACGCCGGGGCAACCCGACACCGTGCTCGTCGAGGCGGCGTCGTTCGCGCAGGCCTTCGCCTGCCGGCTCGTCCTCGCCCACGTCGACGCGAGCCGCTTCGTCGTGGTCGAGAACGTCGACGGCACGGTCACCTCGCTCCCGTTCGACGCCGATCTGCACGACTTCGACCCGGAGCCCGCCGATCCCGGCCTGGAGGCGACGGCGCACCGTCTCCTCGACGACACCGGCGTCGTGTGGGAGATGACCCAGCTCGCCGGTGACCCGGCGTGTGCCCTCGGTCGACTCGCCGATTCGGTGTCCGCCCGGGCGATCATCGTCGGGACCCGGGAGCGGGGCCTCCGGAAGGGCATCCTCGAGTTCTTCAACGGTTCCGTCGCCGCGACGCTGGCCCATCGGCAGGCGCGTCCGGTGATCGTGGTCCCACTCGCGCCGAGCGCCACCGACGAACCACTCTGGGACGCCCCCGCCGGCGACCTGCGGTGA
- a CDS encoding response regulator has protein sequence MSGHIRVLVVEDEPIAQQAHASYLRRVEGFELAGVAGDAATAMQALRATAAGRSPDDRIDLVLLDLNLPDAHGLELCRRIRTAGVDVDVIAITAARDLRIVRAAVSAGIVQYLIKPFAFPAFADKLEAYRSFRHTMSAEGSVASQHEVDLTLATLRAPSSRPQLAKGLSEDTLRLVSDLLRQAAGPLSASEAAAAGSLSRVTARRYLEYLAETGAVERSPRYGTPGRPELEYRWR, from the coding sequence ATGAGCGGGCACATCCGGGTCCTGGTCGTCGAGGACGAACCGATCGCCCAGCAGGCCCACGCGTCCTATCTGCGCCGCGTGGAGGGCTTCGAGCTCGCCGGTGTGGCGGGCGATGCGGCCACCGCGATGCAGGCGCTTCGGGCCACTGCGGCCGGTCGCTCCCCCGACGACCGGATCGACCTCGTCCTGCTCGACCTCAACCTGCCGGACGCGCACGGTCTCGAGCTGTGCCGACGCATCCGGACGGCGGGTGTCGACGTCGACGTCATCGCCATCACCGCGGCCCGTGATCTCCGGATCGTCCGGGCGGCGGTCTCGGCGGGCATCGTCCAATACCTCATCAAGCCGTTCGCGTTCCCCGCGTTCGCCGACAAGCTAGAGGCGTACCGCTCCTTCCGGCACACGATGTCGGCGGAGGGCTCGGTCGCGAGCCAACACGAGGTGGACCTCACCCTCGCCACGCTGCGAGCGCCGTCCTCCCGTCCGCAGTTGGCGAAGGGGCTCTCGGAGGACACCCTGCGTCTGGTCTCGGACCTCCTCCGGCAGGCGGCCGGACCGCTCTCGGCGAGCGAGGCGGCGGCCGCCGGGTCCCTGTCGCGGGTGACGGCCAGGCGCTACCTCGAGTACCTCGCCGAGACGGGCGCCGTCGAGCGCTCGCCGCGCTACGGCACGCCTGGGCGCCCGGAGCTCGAGTACCGCTGGCGGTGA
- a CDS encoding APC family permease, with protein MIGDPLPTENLEGQLLPKRLALPIFASDALSSVAYAPQELLMILTLGGLAFLSFAPWVAACVVILLVVVVASYRQLIKAYPSGGGDYEVAHRNLGEKAGLVVASALLVDYVLTVAVSVASGVDNIISAIPGLNPWRVELAVGFVLVLMAVNLRGVRESSKAFAIPTYFFIASVLVMIVAGLARTFMGDAPVASSAEFTVQGESLTQAAFILLLLRAFSSGCSALTGVEAVSNGVPAFRRPQIKNAQKTLVLMGGTAIVLFVGLTALALISRVHYAENACHLEGFADCATTPQPSLMAQVATAVFGANSIPFFLIQAATACVLLLAANTAFNGFPLLGAVLARDSYAPKSLNTRGDRLVFSNGMIILGLAACAILVVYQANLTQLIQLYIIGVFVSFTLGQTGMVKHWLRMLREGCDNRGSVYRGLAINAFGALLTASVLIVVTITKFTHGAWLVFVLMPILFILMLGVNRYYRDVEKEVEVDPTTTFGATGDHAIVLVGKMQKPILKALDYAIAAKHDSLEAVHMSIDPEATKLLEQQWIEQNIHVPLVILESPYREFAMPLAKYIKAHRAEHGAEVVTVYMPQYIVGHWWESLLHNRRASRIRNQIMLVHGVTVALVPWLLDSSELIYGRRSRPLPGQERRGEIVRVKKPIERKPHIDRNTGQPRS; from the coding sequence TTGATCGGGGACCCGCTGCCGACCGAGAACCTGGAGGGCCAGCTCCTCCCCAAACGGCTCGCACTGCCGATCTTCGCGAGCGACGCTCTGTCGAGTGTGGCGTACGCGCCGCAGGAACTCCTCATGATCCTGACGCTCGGCGGGCTCGCCTTCCTGAGCTTCGCGCCGTGGGTCGCGGCGTGCGTCGTGATCCTCCTCGTCGTGGTCGTCGCGAGCTACCGCCAGCTCATCAAGGCGTACCCGTCGGGTGGTGGCGACTACGAGGTCGCCCACCGGAACCTCGGCGAGAAGGCCGGCCTCGTGGTCGCCTCCGCTCTCCTGGTGGACTACGTCCTCACGGTCGCCGTCTCGGTGGCCTCGGGCGTCGACAACATCATCTCCGCGATCCCCGGGCTGAACCCGTGGCGCGTCGAGCTGGCCGTCGGATTCGTCCTCGTCCTCATGGCCGTGAACCTCCGTGGTGTCCGGGAGTCGAGCAAGGCCTTCGCGATCCCCACCTACTTCTTCATCGCGAGCGTGCTCGTCATGATCGTCGCAGGACTCGCCCGCACCTTCATGGGCGACGCCCCGGTCGCTTCGAGCGCCGAGTTCACCGTGCAGGGTGAGAGCCTCACCCAGGCGGCGTTCATCCTGCTCCTCCTGCGCGCCTTCTCCTCCGGTTGCTCGGCACTCACCGGTGTCGAAGCGGTCTCGAACGGTGTGCCCGCGTTCCGCCGCCCGCAGATCAAGAACGCCCAGAAGACGCTGGTCCTCATGGGCGGCACCGCGATCGTGCTGTTCGTCGGCCTCACCGCACTCGCCCTCATCTCCCGCGTGCACTACGCCGAGAACGCCTGTCACCTCGAGGGGTTCGCGGACTGCGCGACGACGCCGCAGCCGAGCCTCATGGCACAGGTCGCGACCGCGGTCTTCGGCGCGAACAGCATCCCGTTCTTCCTCATCCAGGCGGCGACCGCGTGCGTCCTCCTCCTCGCAGCCAACACGGCCTTCAACGGCTTCCCGCTGCTCGGTGCGGTCCTCGCGCGCGACTCCTACGCCCCCAAGTCGCTCAACACCCGCGGCGACCGCCTCGTGTTCTCGAACGGCATGATCATCCTGGGTCTCGCCGCATGCGCGATCCTCGTGGTCTACCAGGCGAACCTCACCCAGCTCATCCAGCTGTACATCATCGGGGTGTTCGTGTCGTTCACGCTCGGCCAGACGGGCATGGTGAAGCACTGGCTGCGGATGCTGCGGGAGGGCTGCGACAACCGCGGCTCCGTCTACCGCGGACTCGCGATCAACGCGTTCGGCGCCCTGCTCACCGCGAGCGTCCTCATCGTCGTCACGATCACGAAGTTCACCCACGGCGCCTGGCTCGTCTTCGTGCTCATGCCGATCCTCTTCATCCTCATGCTCGGCGTGAACCGCTACTACCGCGACGTGGAGAAGGAGGTCGAGGTCGACCCGACCACGACCTTCGGCGCGACCGGCGACCACGCGATCGTCCTCGTCGGCAAGATGCAGAAGCCGATCCTCAAGGCGCTGGACTACGCGATCGCCGCGAAGCACGACAGCCTCGAAGCGGTCCACATGTCGATCGACCCCGAGGCCACGAAGCTCCTCGAACAGCAGTGGATCGAACAGAACATCCACGTTCCGCTCGTCATCCTCGAGTCGCCGTACCGCGAGTTCGCGATGCCGCTCGCGAAGTACATCAAGGCGCACCGTGCTGAGCACGGCGCCGAGGTCGTGACCGTCTACATGCCGCAGTACATCGTCGGGCACTGGTGGGAGAGCCTCCTCCACAACCGGCGGGCGTCGCGGATCCGCAACCAGATCATGCTCGTCCACGGCGTGACCGTCGCCCTCGTGCCGTGGCTGCTCGACTCCTCGGAACTCATCTACGGACGTCGGTCACGGCCGCTGCCCGGCCAGGAACGACGTGGCGAGATCGTCCGCGTCAAGAAGCCGATCGAGCGGAAGCCGCACATCGACCGCAACACGGGGCAGCCCCGCTCCTGA
- a CDS encoding fluoride efflux transporter FluC, with product MTAAPTGTRAPHLQPATIAMVALGGAIGTGAREAISLAVPPIGGVPVAILGINVVGAFLLGLLLESLLRRGPDVGRRRDLRLFFGTGVLGGFTTYSALAADSSVLLIEGSALVGVLYAVGSVVLGVVASWGGIVLARRIGGGRS from the coding sequence GTGACGGCCGCTCCGACGGGGACACGGGCTCCGCACCTCCAACCCGCCACGATCGCGATGGTCGCGCTCGGTGGCGCGATCGGGACGGGCGCCCGCGAGGCGATCTCCCTCGCGGTCCCGCCGATCGGTGGTGTCCCGGTGGCCATCCTCGGCATCAACGTCGTCGGCGCCTTCCTGCTCGGTCTCCTCCTCGAGTCGCTGCTCCGACGCGGGCCCGACGTAGGCCGACGACGCGATCTCCGCCTGTTCTTCGGCACCGGCGTCCTCGGCGGCTTCACGACGTACAGCGCGCTCGCGGCCGACAGCAGTGTCCTCCTCATCGAGGGCAGCGCGCTCGTGGGGGTGCTGTACGCGGTGGGGAGCGTCGTGCTGGGCGTCGTCGCGAGCTGGGGCGGCATCGTCCTCGCTCGACGGATCGGCGGTGGCCGCTCATGA
- a CDS encoding DUF4097 family beta strand repeat-containing protein — MAQEKWIIAPGESRIIDLELVRRLKVGLIGGQVDIIGHDEPGARIEVGAVTGKDLKITIDGDVAEIDHPQLRWDNFLEVFSNFGANRATAQVSVLVPRDIALTFGVVSASGLVAGLTADAKLNTVSGDLVTDRMTGRLDLNSVSGELTVQNHTGRIQAHTVSGDVTVSGDITRASIDGVSSDLLLDIHGACEQLDLNTVSGAITVRLDEELAARYTANSVGGRLAIDGVVLKGLRGGGYNSHTGALSGQFAEVRMNTVGGAVTVLRRPAAEPAGAATTAGSEAGA, encoded by the coding sequence ATGGCACAGGAGAAGTGGATCATCGCTCCCGGCGAGAGCCGCATCATCGACCTCGAACTCGTGAGACGGCTCAAGGTCGGCCTCATCGGCGGCCAGGTCGACATCATCGGACACGACGAGCCCGGCGCCCGCATCGAGGTGGGGGCCGTCACCGGCAAGGACCTCAAGATCACCATCGACGGCGACGTCGCCGAGATCGACCACCCGCAGCTGCGGTGGGACAACTTCCTCGAAGTGTTCTCGAACTTCGGCGCCAACCGCGCCACGGCCCAGGTCAGCGTCCTCGTCCCCCGCGACATCGCCCTGACGTTCGGCGTCGTGAGCGCCAGCGGACTGGTCGCAGGCCTCACCGCGGACGCCAAGCTCAACACGGTGTCCGGCGACCTCGTGACCGACCGGATGACCGGACGACTCGACCTCAACTCCGTGAGCGGCGAGCTCACGGTCCAGAACCACACGGGTCGCATCCAGGCGCACACGGTCTCGGGCGACGTCACCGTCTCCGGCGACATCACGCGCGCCTCGATCGACGGCGTCTCCTCCGACCTGCTCCTCGACATCCACGGTGCGTGCGAGCAGCTCGACCTGAACACCGTGAGCGGCGCGATCACGGTCCGCCTCGACGAGGAACTCGCCGCACGCTACACGGCGAACTCGGTCGGCGGCCGCCTGGCGATCGACGGCGTCGTCCTCAAGGGACTGCGCGGTGGCGGGTACAACTCGCACACGGGCGCCCTGTCCGGACAGTTCGCCGAGGTGCGCATGAACACCGTCGGCGGCGCGGTGACCGTCCTCCGCCGCCCGGCTGCTGAGCCGGCGGGCGCGGCCACCACCGCAGGGAGCGAGGCAGGCGCATGA
- a CDS encoding cation:dicarboxylate symporter family transporter: protein MAMTLSSLKRLDKTHYLYLAVIVAVLAGIVVGLAAPEFAKGLKPIGDAFVALIKMMIAPVIFCTIVIGVGSIAKAATVGKVGGLALLYFIVMSTFALAIGLVVGNLIQPGAGLNLAETSYPVEGEAKSTTEFILGIIPTTLVSSLTGGNILQVLFVALLVGFGLQKMGATGEPILRGVKLIQALVFRVLAMIMWIAPVGAFGAIAAVTGSAGASALVGLATLMIAFYITCALFIVIVLGGVLRLATGFNIFKLMKYLGREYLLIVGTSSSEAALPRLIAKMEHLGVSKPVVGITVPTGYSFNLDGTAIYLTMASIFIADVMGVPMNLGEQISLLVFMIIASKGAAGVTGAGLATLAGGLQANRPDLVDGVGLIVGIDRFMSEARALTNFTGNAVATIIIGTWVKEVDRVQVGEVLSGRSRFDEATMSVDDHTGAVAVAKP from the coding sequence ATGGCAATGACGCTCTCCTCCCTGAAACGGCTGGACAAGACCCACTACCTCTACCTCGCGGTGATCGTCGCGGTGCTCGCCGGCATCGTCGTCGGCCTCGCCGCCCCGGAGTTCGCGAAGGGACTCAAACCCATCGGCGACGCCTTCGTGGCGCTGATCAAGATGATGATCGCCCCGGTCATCTTCTGCACCATCGTGATCGGCGTCGGGTCCATCGCGAAGGCCGCGACCGTCGGCAAGGTCGGCGGGCTCGCGCTGCTGTACTTCATCGTGATGTCGACCTTCGCGCTCGCGATCGGCCTCGTCGTCGGCAACCTCATCCAGCCGGGCGCCGGCTTGAACCTCGCCGAGACGAGCTATCCGGTGGAGGGGGAGGCCAAGAGCACGACCGAGTTCATCCTCGGCATCATCCCCACGACGCTCGTGTCGTCGCTGACCGGCGGCAACATCCTGCAGGTCCTCTTCGTCGCCCTGCTCGTCGGCTTCGGCCTGCAGAAGATGGGCGCGACGGGTGAACCGATCCTGCGCGGTGTCAAGCTCATCCAGGCGCTGGTGTTCCGGGTGCTCGCGATGATCATGTGGATCGCGCCCGTCGGCGCCTTTGGCGCGATCGCCGCCGTGACCGGGTCCGCCGGTGCGAGCGCGCTCGTGGGGCTCGCCACGCTCATGATCGCGTTCTACATCACCTGCGCGTTGTTCATCGTCATCGTGCTCGGTGGCGTCCTGCGCCTCGCGACGGGCTTCAACATCTTCAAGCTCATGAAGTACCTCGGCCGTGAGTACCTCCTCATCGTCGGCACCTCCTCCTCCGAGGCTGCGCTGCCGCGACTCATCGCGAAGATGGAGCACCTCGGTGTCTCCAAGCCGGTCGTCGGCATCACCGTCCCGACGGGCTACTCCTTCAACCTCGACGGCACCGCGATCTACCTCACCATGGCGTCGATCTTCATCGCCGACGTCATGGGTGTCCCGATGAACCTCGGGGAGCAGATCTCGCTCCTCGTGTTCATGATCATCGCGTCGAAGGGCGCCGCGGGCGTCACCGGCGCCGGTCTCGCGACCCTCGCCGGCGGCCTGCAGGCCAACCGACCCGACCTCGTCGACGGGGTCGGCCTCATCGTCGGCATCGACCGCTTCATGTCGGAGGCGCGTGCGCTCACGAACTTCACCGGCAACGCGGTCGCCACGATCATCATCGGCACGTGGGTGAAGGAGGTCGACCGGGTGCAGGTCGGCGAGGTCCTCTCCGGTCGCTCGCGGTTCGACGAGGCGACGATGAGCGTCGACGACCACACGGGCGCAGTGGCGGTGGCGAAGCCCTGA